The genomic stretch TAGTATAGCGGACGCAAGACGTACGCCGATTAGTGCGGCCTGCAGCTCGAGTCTTGGAATGCTTTGTGTTTTCAACGGCGCTACTCGCGCTTTAGCAGATATCAGCGCTATGCGTACGTTTCCGTTCGGCTCTTCGGAGCGCCAGTAGGCGGCGCTTGCGTACGCTTGCTCAGAGGCATCGCAGAAAACGTGGAGTTCGACTTTAACTCCCCCCGTATCGCCGTACCATCGTGGTATTCGCAGCTTGGTGATGTCATTTAATCGTTTCAGCCAGTCATCGAAGTTAGCGTAGTCTTCTGCCGGTATGGGCTCGTCCCAATCAAGCTTCAGCCTCCATAAATTTTGAAGTATTATTTTGGCCGTGATTGTATAATAGCTTATGAGTCCCAGCGGGTCGAAGATTGACATCACCGTTCCTAGCGCTTCCCTCTTTGAAGGAGGTCGACGGCGCTCTTTCACGTCGGTGTGAATCCTCGCTAAACATGTGTTGAAAGAAAGTTTATCTTCTCGCGGGATCCACACCATTCCCAATGTCTTATTCATATCGTGGTTAGTGGCCACTAGACTCGCGGTCGCCCGTGTTCGCAGGTCGAACGGCGTGTGTTGTATCACCGTGTCGCGATTACTACTCCACCCAGCTAATGTGAAGCTAGCGTGGGCGTGCACATGTATGACCTCCTTGATTGTTTGTATAGCTTCGTCTTCGGTCCTGAAGCTATCGACGAAGTCATCCATATAATGATTTTTCGTTATCGCTTCATATGCTAGCGGATGCGATAATCGGAAATCTTCAGCGTTCTTGTTTCTAACGCTGTGTGCGATGAATGGCGAACTACGAGCCCCAAATATCATTGAAGtcattttaaacgttttcGGAGGGCCCGTTCTATCATCGCCTCGCCAAAGGAAAAGCTGTGCGCCTTGATCTTGTTTTCTAATCTTAATTTGAAGAAACATTTCTTTAACGTCGGCCGTCACTGCGACTTCATTTTCTCTATATTTGTAGAGTATTCCCGGCAGTGACTGAAGTAAGTCGGGGCCGTCTAGCAGCTCGTCATTTAGGCAGACGCCCTTATCTCTTGCGGCCGCGTCGAACACTACTCTGAGTTTTCCCGGCTTGTTTGGGTTAGCGACTGCGAAGTGCGGGAGATACCATGTAGTAGTCGCCGGTAAGTCATCGTTTGTTACCGGTGCGGCGTATCCCTTGTTAATAAGATTTTGAATCTCCGCCGTGTATGCATGTTTGAATTCTTCGCATCGGTCCATTTTGTTCTCAATGGATTTTAACCTTTTTCTAGCCATCTCATAGTTTAACGGTAGCGTAGGTTTGTCGGTTCGCCATGGCAGGCCTACTTCAAAACGTCCGTCAATGCGACGTGCCGTTTCTTCGAATATGCGTATAGCGCGCTCGTCGACACTTGATTTTCTTTGTGTTACTTTTATACCGAGTGCGTCGATTTCGTAGCTTTTCTTCATTAGTTTTTCCAACGATTTGTTACTAACGCAGTCATCGTCGTTTTCATACGTATGTAACACATTTTCACGACTTAATGTTGTTTTGGGTGTGGTGCCGTGTATGACCCACCCTAGTCGTGTGAGTGACGCTACAGGTTCGCCACGTTTGCCGGTTCTCAGCTTTCTTGATATAATCAAGTCCCAGTTATCGGACCCGATTAACAACTTCGGTTTGACTTTACCGATGACGTCTTTCAAAGGCAATCCTTTTAAATGATCGTATTTCAGCGTGTTCGCGCTTATTGTTTGTCCACCTATTGCTAGGTTTGTCATTGTTCGCACACGGATCGCGCGTGACGCTCCATTGTTTCGTCGGCTTATCTTAATTTGCACCGATCTACTGTTCATAATGTCGCTTGACGCCCCCACCCCGCTTATTCGTAGGGGTTGCGTAGGTCCGTTTAATTCAAGCTCTCGTGCGAGGTCTTCATCGATCAATGATATTGTTGATCCCTCGTCTAATAAAGCATACGTTTTGATTTGCTTTTCGCCATCCGATTTTATATACACCGGacatacttttaataaaacagcTTGGTTGTTGCTGTTAATAGTAGTCGAGAGTACAACTTCAGTCGGTTTCTCTTCGATCGCTATTTTTTCTTCATGTAACATCGGGTGATGCGGTTTATCGCACCCGTCTATGTCGCACCTTTTATGCTTGCACCGGGATCGCAGGTGCGTGCTAACAATGCATTGAAAACAGGCTCGCGCCTTCTTCATTCGTTCCCAACGTTGACTTAGCGACATATTTGCAAATTCTTTGCACTTTGGTGTTTCATGCTCGCGCCCGCAACATAAGCAACTTATCTTTTTATCATCGTTATTAGTCGCATAAATGTTCGCGCGGCGTAGCGGTCGACTCTCTCTTTTTTCAACTGTTGTTGTCTCTGTCTTCTTactataattgtatgtaagtTGTAGATCCGCTTCTTTGATGAGATAATTCGACAATGTGAGAAATATGGGCTCATATGTCGTGCCATGTGCTTGACCGTAGTCCGTCCACCGTGCTTGATAGTGCAGGCtcagtttatttaatatttctctGACGAGCATCGTACTATTAACGTAGCTTCTATCCTCTATGCTGTTTAACAGCCAAGCTATATTTTGTACTTTCACGGCGAATTGGTTAAGTTCTACAGCCGTCGTGCCGGGTCGCGGCAGCTTCTTAATCTCATCCATTGCACGGTCGATAATTATTTCGGGTCGACCATAGCATTGGTTAAGCGTTCTCATTATTAGCTCAGGATCGTTCGTTGTGCTTAATAGAACCGCAACAGTGTCGCGTGCGGCTCCAGTTAAACAAGCACGTAACCTGGCTAGATTTTCaatgtttgtatatttgtacAGTCGCGTCGTGTCCTCGTACGCGGCCTTGAAGTACAGCCATTCTGTTACATTTCCATTGAACTGAGGTAAATCGAAGCCTTGTCTTGGAGGCGGCCTTTGTCTCGTCAGCTCCTCAAAGACTTCAGTTAGCTTTTCTATCCCGCGATCTCGGGATCTTGCTCTCGGTGTTCCGACTTTCGTTGTGTCGTGTTCTACGACGGGTGACTCGTCTCTACGTTGCCCGACCGTATCTTTAGTCCACGCGACTTGTCGCG from Colias croceus chromosome 16, ilColCroc2.1 encodes the following:
- the LOC123698720 gene encoding uncharacterized protein LOC123698720; amino-acid sequence: MMTRNRPKKTDEADAAAVTHTRPPASPSELRETTTTAPAETETRVDDTQSQASVRTTRSVRSRLKEAQAEAGSKLLALEKKMIALEKEQILKEMEANIARIADDASVVDRTDALPIESEDRVQDWLKRHSQEATAMPQRQGDAPFPTRGESSRQVAWTKDTVGQRRDESPVVEHDTTKVGTPRARSRDRGIEKLTEVFEELTRQRPPPRQGFDLPQFNGNVTEWLYFKAAYEDTTRLYKYTNIENLARLRACLTGAARDTVAVLLSTTNDPELIMRTLNQCYGRPEIIIDRAMDEIKKLPRPGTTAVELNQFAVKVQNIAWLLNSIEDRSYVNSTMLVREILNKLSLHYQARWTDYGQAHGTTYEPIFLTLSNYLIKEADLQLTYNYSKKTETTTVEKRESRPLRRANIYATNNDDKKISCLCCGREHETPKCKEFANMSLSQRWERMKKARACFQCIVSTHLRSRCKHKRCDIDGCDKPHHPMLHEEKIAIEEKPTEVVLSTTINSNNQAVLLKVCPVYIKSDGEKQIKTYALLDEGSTISLIDEDLARELELNGPTQPLRISGVGASSDIMNSRSVQIKISRRNNGASRAIRVRTMTNLAIGGQTISANTLKYDHLKGLPLKDVIGKVKPKLLIGSDNWDLIISRKLRTGKRGEPVASLTRLGWVIHGTTPKTTLSRENVLHTYENDDDCVSNKSLEKLMKKSYEIDALGIKVTQRKSSVDERAIRIFEETARRIDGRFEVGLPWRTDKPTLPLNYEMARKRLKSIENKMDRCEEFKHAYTAEIQNLINKGYAAPVTNDDLPATTTWYLPHFAVANPNKPGKLRVVFDAAARDKGVCLNDELLDGPDLLQSLPGILYKYRENEVAVTADVKEMFLQIKIRKQDQGAQLFLWRGDDRTGPPKTFKMTSMIFGARSSPFIAHSVRNKNAEDFRLSHPLAYEAITKNHYMDDFVDSFRTEDEAIQTIKEVIHVHAHASFTLAGWSSNRDTVIQHTPFDLRTRATASLVATNHDMNKTLGMVWIPREDKLSFNTCLARIHTDVKERRRPPSKREALGTVMSIFDPLGLISYYTITAKIILQNLWRLKLDWDEPIPAEDYANFDDWLKRLNDITKLRIPRWYGDTGGVKVELHVFCDASEQAYASAAYWRSEEPNGNVRIALISAKARVAPLKTQSIPRLELQAALIGVRLASAILKEHRLAVASHTYWTDSTTVLQWIRNDKARHTPFVANRLGEIAELTKINQWRWVPTADNVADDATRINNEEKNENDRWFTGPAFLREPRESWPEQAPWLEVAAVEHHTATERADIRQSVPDVTRFSKYERYIRAIAYVLMFINRAKKIKTTLDANLLEEAERLAIKASQRDKFEEEIERLTNKKSICRSSRLAKLDPVLDEHGLLRLNGRLKHAAIPNVCKFPVILDGGHRFTRLLVRREHERALHANNERVVNDLRQRYWILRVRPTVKAVAKECSTCRIKKATPIMPNFGDLPAERTEAFVRPFTNCGLDYFGPMTITIGRRREKRWGALFTCLSTRAVHIELVGALTTDSAIMAMRRMAARRGWPRVMYSDNATNFRGADTELRRAIEVWESELKDYGLQQRMNWKYITPGAPHQGGAWERLIRSVKTSLLAVLFQKEPHEEILITLLAEVEHTINARPLTHVPVTPEDPEALTPNHFLLGGPSDMPLVGACEHVTKRTWKKAQALANEFWRRWVREYLPTLNPRGHLRHDRQALKVGDIVIVADAALPRNVWPRGRITQTFPGPDGKIRSVMVQSRGHQLKRPVTKVVVLPVEEAASRGLHRGEAVADGDYIDDGVAELQATGSAPM